The Manihot esculenta cultivar AM560-2 chromosome 1, M.esculenta_v8, whole genome shotgun sequence genome has a window encoding:
- the LOC110620261 gene encoding RING-H2 finger protein ATL47 → MSWIQSQIFPKGGHLFHPSRSLLSPSSLSPSSSYSPSLPYNSDHQKQSSSGNKISPAIIFIIVIIAVIFFISGLLHLLVRFLIKHRSSSSVSESNRYPEMSESDAFRRQLHQLFHLHDSGLDQAFIDALPVFLYKDIMGLKEPFDCAVCLCEFSGKDQLRLLPVCSHAFHIDCIDTWLLSNSTCPLCRGTLYATGLPFENPVFDFEEPTEYEFTSTAGSGTSIGQKPAENERSNSKRVFSVRLGKLKCSSSETAEKGEGETSSSNLDARRCYSMGSYQYVVADLDLQVSLCPGRGADPGSVQIVKGRNGQNENSSIDGDVEGKKINIISKGESFSVSKIWQWSRKEKFLSN, encoded by the exons ATGTCTTGGATTCAGTCTCAAATCTTTCCCAAAGGTGGTCACTTGTTTCACCCTTCTCGCTCTTTGCTTTCACCCTCCTCgttatctccttcttcttcataTTCTCCTTCATTGCCATATAATAGCGATCACCAGAAACAATCTTCTTCCGGTAACAAAATAAGCCCGgctataatttttatcatagTTATTATAGCTGTCATATTTTTCATTTCTGGCCTTCTCCACTTGCTTGTTAGATTTCTCATAAAGCATAGATCTTCTTCTTCAGTGTCTGAATCCAACAGATACCCAGAAATGTCCGAGTCCGATGCTTTCCGAAGACAGCTACATCAACTCTTCCATCTTCATGATTCTGGCCTAGATCAAGCTTTTATTGATGCATTGCCTGTGTTTCTTTACAAGGACATTATGGGTCTGAAAGAGCCATTTGATTGTGCGGTTTGTCTTTGTGAATTCTCAGGGAAGGACCAGTTGAGATTGCTTCCCGTATGTAGCCATGCTTTCCACATAGATTGCATAGATACATGGTTACTATCTAATTCGACTTGTCCCCTTTGTAGAGGGACCCTTTATGCAACCGGACTTCCCTTCGAAAACCCTGTTTTTGATTTTGAAGAACCAACGGAATATGAGTTCACAAGCACCGCGGGCAGTGGGACATCCATTGGCCAAAAGCCAGCAGAGAATGAGAGGAGCAATTCAAAAAGGGTGTTTTCTGTTAGACTAGGCAAGCTTAAATGCTCATCCAGCGAAACAGCGGAGAAAGGAGAGGGAGAGACCAGTAGCAGTAATTTGGATGCAAGGAGATGCTATTCAATGGGGTCATATCAGTATGTGGTTGCTGATTTGGATTTGCAAGTATCTTTGTGCCCTGGTAGAGGTGCAGATCCTGGTAGCGTCCAGATTGTGAAGGGAAGAAATGGACAAAATGAGAATTCATCAATTGATGGGGATGTTGAGGGGAAGAAGATTAACATTATAAGTAAAGGAGAAAGCTTTTCTGTGTCAAAGATATGGCAGTGGTCTAGGAAAG aGAAATTCCTCTCAAATTAG